A genomic window from Haladaptatus caseinilyticus includes:
- a CDS encoding DUF7827 domain-containing protein: MTKVRSLVLTALMVMSVFAGATAFAGTAGAADAEVGVDSPIFQGQDAKATGFANGSDVTLEKKVDGNWIYQDQYTSDGNGTVVVDTSGLEGQFQLDDGTNTASFQVVEQTLDLSADTTEVKNAGSDSEITFSLENSNRNNFDVNATSEEAFGEDVEKSVGTFSDDGDEATLDFSDVDAGTYNVTLSVNDTDASETFEVTVTDAGDISADFEESSYSVPRGDIVPITVDLDNTDSATVQVGSNESNFNISVDVTDGSGDADDGKVTFYLNTYKTTDNDADNVIYAGAESGDSVDATWVTDSLDKPVAVTSGDNIYQLRVDADGDGTPENAAALNVNDRNTGSAQTWIAPADLGADNPTDLMDAVTQRSNVAYGDYVVVQIKDTTGIYGAVSDVSDLSGVTGLSMTVTENDPEPNTDADTFTTSNSGVSMIDDGANESLYLLIETDAINGVNENDLMGEWTAEFTVDSDYAVSPDENQTVSTTFSVEEPTVEVNNGNDVSVAPADNQSVSGTTNFAPGTSVSLQASSGVFFKNLNDLTVGEDGSFEGMMDFSEYENGTEFTVKAIVNGQSSSIEGVLNNAQEDPEDTTTTTTTTTTTTTTTSPGTDDTTTTSTTPDENNDTTTTTTSTTNGDGQPGFGVAISVVALLAAALLALRREN; this comes from the coding sequence ATGACAAAAGTTCGCAGCCTCGTCCTGACGGCGCTGATGGTTATGTCGGTCTTCGCCGGCGCAACCGCGTTCGCAGGGACGGCTGGCGCAGCCGATGCGGAAGTCGGTGTCGACTCGCCGATCTTCCAGGGACAGGATGCGAAAGCAACCGGATTCGCTAACGGTTCGGATGTAACGCTCGAAAAGAAAGTGGACGGTAACTGGATCTACCAGGACCAGTACACCTCGGACGGCAACGGTACTGTCGTTGTCGACACGTCCGGTCTCGAAGGCCAGTTCCAGCTTGACGACGGAACCAACACTGCATCCTTCCAAGTTGTCGAACAGACGCTCGACTTGAGCGCTGACACGACCGAAGTGAAGAACGCAGGTTCGGACTCCGAAATCACGTTCTCGCTCGAAAACTCGAACCGAAACAACTTCGACGTCAACGCGACGTCCGAAGAGGCATTCGGCGAGGACGTCGAAAAGAGCGTCGGCACCTTCAGCGATGACGGTGACGAAGCAACTCTCGACTTCTCCGACGTCGACGCAGGGACGTACAACGTTACGCTCTCCGTTAACGACACGGACGCGAGCGAAACGTTCGAAGTCACCGTCACGGACGCAGGCGACATCAGCGCGGACTTCGAGGAGTCGTCCTACAGCGTCCCACGCGGCGACATCGTCCCGATTACGGTCGACCTCGACAACACCGACTCCGCGACCGTTCAGGTCGGTAGCAACGAGTCGAACTTCAACATCTCCGTCGACGTGACGGACGGTTCCGGTGACGCTGACGACGGTAAAGTCACGTTCTACCTGAACACGTACAAAACGACCGACAACGATGCTGACAACGTCATCTACGCAGGCGCCGAAAGCGGCGACAGTGTCGATGCTACGTGGGTGACTGATTCGCTCGACAAACCTGTCGCAGTCACCTCGGGCGACAACATCTACCAGCTCCGAGTCGACGCTGACGGCGACGGCACGCCGGAGAACGCCGCCGCACTGAACGTCAACGACCGAAACACTGGTAGCGCCCAGACGTGGATCGCACCCGCCGACCTCGGCGCGGACAACCCAACGGATCTCATGGACGCAGTTACGCAGCGTAGCAACGTCGCATACGGCGACTACGTCGTCGTCCAGATCAAGGATACGACGGGTATCTACGGTGCAGTCAGCGATGTCAGTGACCTGTCCGGTGTCACCGGTCTCTCGATGACGGTCACCGAAAACGACCCAGAACCGAACACGGACGCTGACACGTTCACCACCAGCAACTCGGGAGTCTCCATGATCGACGACGGAGCTAACGAGTCGCTCTACCTCCTCATCGAAACCGACGCCATCAATGGTGTCAACGAGAACGACCTCATGGGCGAGTGGACGGCTGAGTTCACCGTCGACTCGGACTACGCAGTCAGTCCTGACGAGAACCAGACCGTCTCGACCACGTTCTCCGTCGAGGAGCCAACCGTCGAAGTGAACAACGGTAACGACGTCTCGGTCGCACCCGCCGACAACCAGTCCGTCTCGGGGACGACCAACTTCGCACCAGGCACCTCGGTGAGCCTGCAGGCTAGCTCCGGTGTCTTCTTCAAGAACCTCAACGACCTGACGGTCGGCGAAGACGGTTCCTTCGAAGGCATGATGGACTTCAGCGAATACGAGAACGGTACCGAGTTCACGGTCAAAGCAATCGTCAACGGTCAGTCGTCCTCCATCGAGGGTGTCCTGAACAACGCTCAGGAAGACCCAGAGGACACCACGACGACCACGACGACGACCACGACGACCACGACGACCACCTCGCCCGGCACGGACGACACCACGACGACGTCCACCACGCCGGACGAGAACAACGACACCACGACGACCACGACGTCCACCACGAACGGTGACGGTCAGCCTGGTTTCGGTGTCGCCATCTCCGTTGTCGCACTCCTCGCCGCTGCGCTCCTCGCGCTCCGCCGAGAGAACTAA
- a CDS encoding VOC family protein: MTGTIDHVMMRVEDLDETLDWYGTHLDYEEKGRWEADMFTNVYLGPEDVHDEGAVLELTYNHDDRSYEMGDAWGHIAVRVEDVYDAYEELMDAGVEDYRDPDSCGGRYAFVKDPDGHEIEIVQRDHGARWSIDHTMIRVEDADEALGFWTRKFEYEHTGRWESDTFANYFMKPEDTAEESMAVELTYNYDGRSYEMGDAWGHLAVRADDLHDDWETLMEREAADYRDPESCDDRYAFTTDQDGHEIEIVERN; encoded by the coding sequence CGTGATGATGCGCGTAGAGGATTTGGATGAAACGCTCGACTGGTACGGCACGCACCTCGACTACGAGGAGAAAGGTCGATGGGAGGCGGATATGTTCACCAACGTCTATCTCGGCCCGGAAGACGTTCACGACGAGGGTGCCGTGCTCGAACTCACGTACAACCACGACGACCGAAGCTACGAGATGGGTGACGCGTGGGGACACATCGCGGTACGAGTCGAGGACGTGTACGACGCCTACGAGGAACTGATGGATGCGGGCGTCGAGGATTACCGCGACCCGGATTCCTGTGGCGGGCGCTACGCGTTCGTGAAAGACCCGGACGGTCACGAAATCGAAATCGTCCAGCGGGACCACGGTGCGCGTTGGAGTATCGACCACACCATGATTCGCGTCGAGGACGCGGACGAGGCACTCGGCTTCTGGACGCGCAAGTTCGAATACGAACACACGGGTCGCTGGGAGTCGGACACGTTCGCGAACTACTTCATGAAACCCGAGGACACCGCCGAGGAGTCGATGGCGGTCGAGCTCACGTACAACTACGACGGCCGGTCGTACGAGATGGGCGACGCATGGGGCCACCTCGCCGTCCGCGCTGACGACCTCCACGACGACTGGGAAACCCTGATGGAACGCGAGGCGGCGGACTACCGTGACCCCGAATCTTGTGACGACAGATACGCGTTCACCACCGACCAGGACGGTCACGAAATCGAAATCGTCGAGCGGAACTGA
- the dph5 gene encoding diphthine synthase — protein sequence MLTFIGLGLYDERSITVEGRDAIADADRLFAEFYTSKLIGADVTDLESFHDKDIEVRDRAGVEQDPETILAAAESGHAAFLTAGDTMISTTHVDLRLRAEERGIDTRVIHAPTAESAASGLTGLQNYRFGKATTLPFDYAHGADGLPASVTNVLDENRNRGLHTLVYLDIKVGWNPSGTGDADAEDEYMTADLAAEMLADGYEDVLAVVVARAGSPEPLVEADRLSELTKRDFGDPLHLLVIPGDLHHIEADALESLAGAPSQLLDVE from the coding sequence ATGCTCACCTTTATCGGACTCGGCCTGTACGACGAGCGTTCCATCACCGTCGAAGGCCGTGACGCGATCGCCGACGCGGACAGACTGTTTGCCGAATTCTACACCAGCAAACTTATCGGAGCGGATGTCACCGATCTCGAATCGTTCCACGACAAGGATATCGAGGTCCGTGACCGCGCGGGTGTCGAGCAGGACCCCGAAACGATACTCGCCGCCGCGGAATCGGGACACGCCGCCTTCCTCACCGCGGGGGACACCATGATTTCGACGACCCACGTCGACCTTCGACTCCGCGCCGAAGAGCGTGGTATCGACACGCGAGTCATCCACGCCCCGACGGCCGAATCCGCTGCGAGCGGACTCACCGGACTGCAAAACTATCGCTTCGGGAAGGCAACGACGCTTCCGTTCGACTACGCCCACGGCGCGGACGGTCTCCCGGCGAGCGTGACGAACGTGCTTGACGAAAACCGGAACCGTGGCCTCCATACCCTCGTCTACCTCGATATCAAAGTCGGCTGGAACCCGTCCGGAACGGGTGACGCCGATGCGGAAGACGAGTACATGACCGCCGACCTTGCCGCGGAGATGCTCGCCGATGGATACGAGGACGTGCTCGCCGTCGTCGTCGCACGTGCAGGCAGTCCCGAGCCGCTAGTCGAAGCCGACCGGTTGTCCGAACTCACAAAACGCGACTTCGGCGACCCGCTCCACCTCCTCGTGATTCCGGGCGACCTGCACCACATCGAAGCGGACGCCCTCGAATCGCTCGCAGGCGCTCCGAGCCAGCTTCTCGACGTCGAATAG